Proteins encoded in a region of the Tripterygium wilfordii isolate XIE 37 chromosome 21, ASM1340144v1, whole genome shotgun sequence genome:
- the LOC119988525 gene encoding NADPH-dependent oxidoreductase 2-alkenal reductase-like — MSSGVGQVVENKQVRLKRYVKGFPVESDLYVTSDNTIELRVSDGSPEGTTLVKNLYLSCDPYMRFRMGESQIGEFPSFTIDAPIDGFGVAKVLDSKNPDFKVGDLIWGRIKWEEYSLITKPEGFFKIQHTDVPLSYYTGILGMPGITAYFGFNEVCSPKEGEYVFISAASGAVGQLVGQFAKLKGCYVVGSAGSKEKVELLKTKFGFDEAFNYKEEHDLVAALKRFFPEGIDIYFENVGGKMLDAVLLNMRVQGRIAVCGMISQYNLDHPEPVYNLMSVIYNRVRIEGFISFDYFSRYSEFVDAVLPYIREKKINYVEDVVEGLDSGPAALVGLFSGRNIGKQVVAVAHE; from the exons ATGTCGAGTGGGGTTGGTCAAGTAGTGGAGAACAAGCAGGTGAGGCTGAAGCGGTATGTGAAAGGCTTCCCTGTGGAATCGGATCTGTACGTGACATCTGATAACACTATCGAGCTCAGAGTGTCCGATGGGTCTCCAGAGGGTACTACTTTGGTGAAGAATCTCTACTTGTCTTGCGATCCTTACATGCGATTCCGTATGGGGGAATCCCAAATTGGCGAGTTCCCTTCCTTTACCATTGACGCT CCCATAGACGGATTTGGGGTTGCCAAAGTGTTAGACTCAAAGAACCCTGACTTTAAGGTCGGTGACCTTATTTGGGGGAGAATAAAATGGGAGGAGTACAGTCTTATCACAAAACCTGAAGGTTTCTTCAAAATCCAGCACACTGATGTTCCCTTGTCTTACTATACTGGGATTCTTG GTATGCCTGGAATTACTGCCTACTTTGGTTTTAATGAGGTTTGTTCTCCAAAGGAAGGAGAATATGTCTTCATTTCAGCGGCATCTGGTGCTGTTGGTCAGCTTGTGGGGCAGTTTGCAAAGTTGAAGGGTTGTTATGTTGTTGGAAGTGCTGGAAGCAAAGAGAAG GTTGAACTCTTAAAGACTAAGTTTGGATTTGATGAGGCTTTCAACTATAAAGAAGAGCACGACTTAGTTGCAGCTTTGAAAAG GTTTTTCCCCGAAGGCATTGACATTTACTTTGAGAATGTTGGAGGTAAAATGCTTGATGCAGTGCTCCTTAACATGAGAGTACAAGGTCGAATTGCTGTATGTGGAATGATCTCTCAGTACAATCTTGATCATCCAGAACCTGTTTACAATTTGATGAGTGTGATATATAATCGTGTTCGTATTGAGGGCTTTATCTCGTTCGATTACTTCTCCCGATACTCGGAGTTCGTAGATGCAGTGCTGCCTTACATCAGAGAGAAGAAGATcaattatgtggaagatgtagTTGAAGGCCTCGACAGCGGCCCTGCAGCTTTGGTTGGACTTTTCAGTGGCCGCAACATAGGGAAGCAAGTAGTTGCTGTAGCTCATGAGTGA